Proteins from a single region of Parambassis ranga chromosome 18, fParRan2.1, whole genome shotgun sequence:
- the mfap3l gene encoding microfibrillar-associated protein 3-like, translated as MHRQLEKMHRSGGNIILVLVSLIASHTAGALMVGTDGNHTGNGNATDGGFVPVVFTKVSQIIAREGSCALIDCNVTGDPFPSVQWFNSHGNRLDTENGGKWWLLENGVLNITSIEFADRGKYTCMASNVYGSSNCTVTLRVVFTNGDMGVYYMVVCLVTFTIIMALNVTRLCMMSSHLKKTEKAINEFFRTEGAEKLQKAFEIAKRIPIITSAKTLELAKVTQFKTMEFARYIEELARSIPLPPLIMNCRTIMEEILEVVGVEEMRHTFVRQAPEGRSIGVRDVFTILQERERERGQERERERSESPAADSDNSSIHEQPQHIAIQVSVHPPLAVKGYCGIEGPPQPESTGSTPPPLVPLLQEEQPEAEGDHTDEQAAATEPAADKTPPCQVFYESHV; from the exons ATGCACCGACAGTTGGAGAAAATGCACCGGTCCGGTGGAAACATTATTCTGGTCCTGGTGTCCCTTATTGCCTCGCACACAGCCGGGGCCTTGATGGTGGGCACGGATGGAAACCATACAGGAAACGGCAACGCCACGGACGGTGGATTTGTCCCAGTTGTGTTCACTAAAGTGAGCCAGATAATTGCCCGGGAGGGGAGCTGCGCATTGATTGATTGCAATGTGACCGGCGACCCGTTCCCCAGCGTCCAGTGGTTCAACTCCCATGGAAACCGCCTGGACACGGAGAATG gtgggaAGTGGTGGCTGCTGGAAAATGGCGTTCTCAACATCACCAGCATCGAGTTTGCTGACCGTGGAAAGTATACCTGCATGGCGTCCAACGTCTACGGCAGCTCCAACTGCACGGTGACGCTGCGTGTGGTCTTCACGAACGGGGACATGGGCGTGTACTACATGGTGGTGTGTCTGGTGACTTTTACCATCATCATGGCCCTGAACGTGACGCGCCTCTGCATGATGAGCAGCCACCTGAAGAAGACGGAGAAAGCCATCAATGAATTCTTCCGCACGGAGGGCGCCGAGAAGCTGCAGAAGGCTTTCGAGATCGCCAAGAGGATCCCCATTATCACCTCAGCCAAGACGCTGGAGCTGGCCAAGGTGACCCAGTTCAAGACCATGGAGTTCGCACGGTACATCGAGGAGCTGGCGCGTAGCATCCCACTGCCACCGCTCATCATGAACTGCCGCACCATCATGGAGGAGATcctggaggtggtgggggtggaggagatgaggcaCACTTTTGTCAGACAGGCTCCGGAGGGGCGCTCGATCGGGGTGAGAGACGTCTTCACCATcctgcaggagagggagagagagcggggGCAAGAGAGGGAGCGGGAGCGCAGCGAGTCCCCCGCCGCCGACTCCGATAACTCCTCTATCCACGAACAGCCGCAGCACATCGCCATCCAGGTGTCGGTTCACCCGCCGCTCGCCGTAAAAGGTTACTGTGGCATAGAAGGCCCACCGCAGCCGGAGTCCACGGGCTCTACCCCACCACCACTGGTCCCTCTTCTCCAGGAGGAGCAGCCTGAGGCGGAGGGAGACCACACTGACGAACAGGCTGCCGCCACAGAACCGGCAGCAGATAAGACCCCACCCTGCCAGGTGTTCTATGAGAGCCATGTGTGA